The genomic interval TTAAAGTGCATCTCAATACTAACAAAGTCCTAGTAGTATTGATCAATACCAAGGGCATCATAATCCCCTCGATCATCATCGTCATCTTCTAGAGCATTATCATTTTAGTTTTATTATGTACATCAACCATGATCACCCGATAGTCTTCTTTCAATCTTTTAGCCAATAGTATAATTTCCTATGATGATtagtataataattatatatatatatatatatatatatatatatatatatgatatttagatatatatactatactatagtacttatttattattagttttttttttctttacttccACAGATCAATCTGGCAACTGGAGGTGGATGTGGATGGATACTCCTGCGTCATCTCATGCCTCTTGACGTCCCCCATGAGGATGTTCATGTGCTCTGCTGCACCCACGTGAAAATTTTGTGCATTCGAATACTGGGTTTGATCCTTAGACCCATCTTCTTGGCTGAGCTGTGATGCGACAAATTTATCGAGCACTCGCCAATCGGTCACTTGATCCACCGCCTGTAGCTCATTGCTGCTACTGTAAAATGCGTTGTTCAAATTGTTGTGCTGGTAGCTTTGCTCTTCGCGGGTGAGGGTCGAGGTCTGCAGAGTGTTTCCATTGCTCCTATCGAAGCCATAGGGGTTGGCCGAGTTGCAGCTTAGGCTGGCCACAGCTGCCGCAGTCTGTGCATTAACTTTGGGGCTTTCGAGCTGAGGGAGTTGGAGGAAGGGCTCAACGTGAGCTCCATGAGGCATATTGTACTGTAACTGATGATGCTCATGGAGCTCTTGCTTGCAGGGATAATGTTGATGGTATGTGTTGTATGTTGGGTGAGAGATACGTCTCGGAGAATCGAGATCATGCATGAAGGAGACTTGGTCCTCGTACCAGCTGCACGGCGACTCGTGCTCCCCGACTTTCCGCATTGTGGCCATTCTCTTCTTGAACACCCTACAcacaacccatccttcttcctgtTAAAATAACAACAATCTTTAATTACTACAATACTttaattagaagatgaagaagaagtaAATAGCTTAAGCAATTCATTTCCTTCATAATGAAGAACTACTATATATGACATTCACCCTGCAATGGTCATCATATGTAATTAACTATGTTGCATAGGCATTTGACCGGATCCAATCTTCCATATGAGACAAAGCATCAAGTGATTTATCCAGCTGGGAAAGGAAACTAGTATAATTGTTGGCACTTTTCCTGCATTATTTCTTGACCAGAAGAGCTAATGGTGGTCATTGTTGTGGGGAACTAAATCAtaaattttattgttttttttttttatgcattaaTTGGTAAATCGTGTAGGCCTAGGCCACACAATGGGTATGGCTAGCACGCATCCCGATCCAAAGCTTCCCCAACCTTCTCACAATTTAAATTAAACCTAAGACCTCCAATACAACCAAATTGCAGCCGTCGGGTTATCCCgagaaaaaaaattgtgaatTTTATTAAATCTGAGGgctaatgtcattttaaaatcaaataaaattaagagtGAACTAATGTATGCTGCCATTGtaaggaaacaaaaataataataagacagaagaagaaaaacAGTGCATTTTGTTGCTGCAACGCTTGTTCACCTATATGGAATGCAAAAACTGGGGAGAGTGTTGGACTAATCATCACATTAAGTTTCTGATGCCCTAAGCTACGTTTGAGCTGTGTCAAATGAGCATTTAGATTTTTCAGGTGGGTAACAATGGACACTCAACTTATATACAAAAGAGAATAAATTAtatgtatttgtatatatgttAGTATGTATAATGCATTAATTTGTGACTGAAAATACCAAAATCAAATTTAAGAATCCATACATTAGTACTTGATAAGCTACCTGAGGAGTTCCATTTTCATTGGTCTCAAGCCTATACTCATGCATGATCCAATCGGACTTTTGACCATTTGGAGCTCGACCTTTATAGAAAACCAAGGTCTTTCTCATGCCAATCAAGCTGTGTTTAGCGTAGATCGCCTTGTCCCTTCCTGTTGCTTTCCAAAACCCTGCTTTCGTTGCCCTGTTAGTGCGTGTTCCGGTCGGATACTTCTTATCTTTATGGCTAAAGAAGTACCACTCATTCTGCTCTTCAACTCCTATCTTGCACAATTCTGTTCAAATTAACAAACAAGTCAAACATATGAATATCAACTACTCGTACTTTtggttagggttttttttcttCGGTTGGTCATTTATTGTGTGTTGGTGTTGTTGTGGTGTGTTTTGCTTTGGGTTGTTAAATTTATCATGTTGATAGTATTTCGTTTCGTTCTTCAAGCTTCTGGCTTGAGTTTGTAAGTTCTGTTCGGTTTCTTCATATTAATAAAATCTTTACcttctaaaaaaaaaagtgtggGCACACATGTGTAGATGTACCTTGAAGATCCCATGGCTCAATTTTGTAAAGATCAACATCTTTGATGACGTCTAGATCAATCCGTCTTGCTGCTACCTTTTTCCTGAGATAGTAATCCACAAGTTCTTCATCTGTCGGATGGAATCTAAAGCCTGGGGGAACATGCGAAAATGTATTCATGTTCTCCCAATAAAAGGTTGAGACCTGCATTTCAAAGGACAAACTATATTAGCTAGTTGAATATCAACAAACACAAACAAAGTTAAGAACATAACCCGTTTATAATACTCATGAACCCCATAAGCATAATTCTTGCGCTCTGGCCTAATAACTTAAGTGTACTTCTATGTATAGGGTTTCTTTAATCAACAAAACATTAGAGGTAGGTGGAGAGTTCCAAATTTTGAGTGGTTTGGCAAATTCTTATATTAAGTTTTAGCACAAGGCAAAATGATATGCCTAcgttagaaaatatatatatattcttgagcCCTCGCCTAATTAATACTATAAAGTTTTAGATTGGAGCAATGCCATACCACTAGATTAGTGCATATATAAACTTCATAACGACACTCTTTAGATCTGGCGGTTAGATACTTAATATATGAGTATGATAGTTAATGAGTTAGATAAAATTCTTTAGCATTAACATTAACAACTAAATGCATTGGAAACCGTGGAGGCATAGATAAATTAATGCAAGGAATATTGTCTCAAGTCAAATGTGACCACTCTCCATTAGATTATGCGAATTTacaagaaattttatatatatatatatatatatatatatatattgtaaagttaaaattcaaaattcgaatACTTGAAACTATCATCCTCAAGATGAATGTTTCTGCTGAGGTTTGTttgtttaaatgtaattaactgAAACAAAGACTTTGCATAAAAATTCGGGCACATAtctagaaggaaaaaaaaaaaaaaaagtacttaaACTAATTTTTATCTGTTTTTCGTATACACAAAGTTTGGTTTTTTATCATTGGAGCTCATGCTGGCTGGATTACCCCATTCTTACCCCTTCTCCCAACCACGATTCAAACATGAGAGCTCAATATGCATGGAATCCCCATAACTTTACCAGCACATATAATACCAAATAACATAATCTCAGTGGCAATATAAAGTGCCAATAGACATAGATTGTAAGTATTATATATACGAACTTCATGCTACTTAAATGACCATGGACCAGACGTCATAGCAAAATATATGATAGTTTTGTAAATTCATGATAATGAAGTACTCCCATACATGATTCATGGATAAACATTAATCAAAACGGAAATCACATTCAAGCACAAATAACATAAAATCCAGAAAAAAATCTTTGTACATGCATACGCACGTTAACACTTTGTCATGCAGAGAATTTAACTAATTAGTGAGAAAGATGAATATCTGAATAATCACTAAATGTAATTATTCCTTTTTTGGTCATTAGAAAGTTAACTTTGTGAATAAGAAACAGGCAAAAATATAATCGCACAAAAATAGTAATGATTTTGTTTGTATGTAGCAGCGTTTTCTTAATTATTGTTGTCTGTACGGAAGTTGTATAACTCAGTTTGGAAGTCAAAAAATGAATTATGGAGAAATAAGCACGTACATGTAAAATAACAGAAGCAATTAAGGATCGTCagctgctatatatatatatatactgttaaTTAATTAACAGATAAATACCAAATCGAGTTAACAGATGATAATCCAGACATAGATATAGAACAAAAGTTGCTTTTACTTAAAGCCTACTGCATGAATGGGACTAGCATTTAAAAAGTATGTTGTCCACTTATAAAAAAGTGCGTTTTGGATAGGCATAGGgaatcaaagttttctttatttTGCTGAAATATAGAGATGACCCTTTTGGGGAAGAAgaacaacaagaacaagaacaagaacaagagcacgaagaagaaagaagaagatgaaaaagaaatttttttttttttttaaaaaggaattttaaaaaagagagagaaagaaagaatgaatGTGATCATGAGAATGGAATACGTACCCTACACAAAAGAACAACAAATGAATTCCAGTATACTAATTCATCTTCTCCtagtgcacatcttcctttgatCCAAAGCCTCCATATATGCTTACAATGAGTTTTCGATTCTGGATCCATCTTCATGACTCATAATTTTGGATGTTCACTATCCAGTCTGTCCCATTTCTCTTGTCTGAGCTATAGCCTTTTTTTAGGTTGTTAATTCATGCATTAATGACATTTGGATGCTTTGTGATTCTAAGTCAGAAAATGAAAGCATGTGTACGTGGACATACAAAGTGAGATCTAGCTCAAAACTCTCGAAAAGCTAAAGGGAAAATCAAATACGTGTGATGTGGGAACAATGACCACCTCTAGCTTGTGTTGCTGATCATCAAAAGATCAGCGAAATTATGAATGATGAAAAATTTGAAGCTTCTCCTCGACCGTActagagagagagcgagagcgagagagagagagagagagagagagagagttttggacATGGAATATTATCAGATGCTGTGAAGACATATATAGCATGCAAATGAAAAACTCAGATCAAACAGAGTCATTAATTTCATGAACAAAAACAATAATGAGAAAAGAAGAACATCCAATAGTGGAAGATATCATATCCGATATCAATTATGACTTCAATTACTTGCGACAAAAACATCATCCACACCATCCTCCAACCACAACCACATATGACAAATCTCTGAAACATCAAATTAATGAAGCCAAATGATCAACAAAACACCagaagatttatttatttttaaaaaaaaataaaaaacattcaacctcagaagaagaagaaaagggatGGGTCAGGATCGGCAACACAACCTTGATtatagtaaagcctataaagATGTGAGATGTCCAAGTTGAAATTCTGGCTGTTCAGATCTGGTTCAACCCAAGCTGGTTTAATTCCAGCAATCAATCGATGAAGACGATGAGAGTTGGCCTTTTGGAGATGGATGGCCTGCTGGCTGGCTGGCTGTGGCTAGCTTTGCTTTGGTCACTCTCTTGCTCTTGCTAGccacttttaaaatttatataggCTTAACCAGACAAAAAGGGAAacagagaaagaaaggaagaaaaagggCCAAATAAAAGTTGAGTTATACTCCTCGGGAATTGAAGTGAAGTGAACCCCTCCCAAAATTACTACTGTTGTGTTCTGGAAAATATGTCGCCGGGCTGGCGAAGAGGGAGAGATCAGATCCCAAGGAGGAAAGGtcaggaaaagaaaagaagagagaaaggaaaatagaaaaatggaAGGTTTGAGGAACGGGAAAATGGAGAACGGGATAGGGTTAAATAAGAAGCAAACAACACACACATGCCCTAATTATCAGTCAgtccctctcattctctctctctctctctctctctcgctctctctcttaCACACACAGACACGCAGAGaaagaatatataaataaatgtatatatattgctTT from Malania oleifera isolate guangnan ecotype guangnan chromosome 9, ASM2987363v1, whole genome shotgun sequence carries:
- the LOC131164291 gene encoding NAC domain-containing protein 7-like — translated: MNTFSHVPPGFRFHPTDEELVDYYLRKKVAARRIDLDVIKDVDLYKIEPWDLQELCKIGVEEQNEWYFFSHKDKKYPTGTRTNRATKAGFWKATGRDKAIYAKHSLIGMRKTLVFYKGRAPNGQKSDWIMHEYRLETNENGTPQEEGWVVCRVFKKRMATMRKVGEHESPCSWYEDQVSFMHDLDSPRRISHPTYNTYHQHYPCKQELHEHHQLQYNMPHGAHVEPFLQLPQLESPKVNAQTAAAVASLSCNSANPYGFDRSNGNTLQTSTLTREEQSYQHNNLNNAFYSSSNELQAVDQVTDWRVLDKFVASQLSQEDGSKDQTQYSNAQNFHVGAAEHMNILMGDVKRHEMTQEYPSTSTSSCQIDLWK